The following are encoded in a window of Phaseolus vulgaris cultivar G19833 chromosome 3, P. vulgaris v2.0, whole genome shotgun sequence genomic DNA:
- the LOC137806848 gene encoding heavy metal-associated isoprenylated plant protein 32-like — protein MSKEEFLKIQKCVLKVNIHCDGCRQKVKKILQKIDGVFTTQIDAEQGKVTVSGNVDPNLLIKKLAKSGKHAELWGAAPKPNNNHHNNQNHLGNANQVKNMQIEQLKGMGNDNQNNKGQNPKGGGGNNQPKGGGGGQQQGPNPQQQLQLQHLQQLQQQQRLQQQLQQLQQMKGFQDLNIPQFKDLKLPPHNPNPKAVKFDIPEDDEDFTDDELDDFEDDDEFDEEFDDDDVMDELPPNKMKLPPTMMNVPKAANNVAVTANIGKKGAGPGPFQVHGGGQKGGGGGGGHNPGGCNKSGNNGGKNGGGTLEGKNGGGGIKNNNGVGGNINNNMNMNGGKKGNPMGGVGVQPPMNAGFRNIGGGGGPHAMSGSNMGPMNMSMPSMPPVQGLPAASMNGGGYFQGGGPNGMAGNPFQQQQQQQLQHQQQLQQQLQHQQQLQQQQLQQQYMGAMMGNERFQPMMYARPPPAVNYMYPPYPYPPPDPYTHFFSDENTSSCNVM, from the exons ATGAGTAAAGAGGAATTCTTGAAGATACAG AAATGTGTTCTTAAAGTGAACATACACTGTGATGGGTGCAGACAGAAAGTGAAGAAAATCTTGCAGAAAATTGATG GTGTGTTCACCACACAGATCGATGCTGAGCAAGGGAAGGTGACGGTTTCAGGCAATGTGGACCCCAACCTTCTCATCAAGAAGCTTGCGAAATCAGGGAAACATGCAGAACTCTGGGGTGCTGCCCCTAAACCCAACAACAATCACCATAATAACCAGAACCACCTTGGCAATGCCAACCAGGTAAAGAACATGCAAATTGAACAACTCAAAGGTATGGGAAATGACAACCAGAACAACAAAGGTCAGAATCCGAAGGGTGGTGGTGGAAATAACCAACCcaaaggtggtggtggtggtcaaCAACAAGGTCCAAATCCTCAACAGCAACTGCAGCTCCAACACCTCCAGCAGCTCCAGCAGCAGCAACGGCTTCAGCAACAGCTACAACAACTCCAGCAGATGAAAGGGTTTCAAGATCTGAACATCCCTCAATTCAAGGATCTCAAGCTTCCCCCTCACAACCCCAACCCCAAAGCTGTTAAGTTTGATATCCCGGAGGATGATGAAGACTTCACTGACGACGAATTGGATGATTTTGAAGATGATGACGAATTTGATGAAGagtttgatgatgatgatgtaaTGGACGAGCTTCCTCCCAACAAAATGAAACTGCCACCAACTATGATGAATGTTCCCAAGGCTGCCAATAATGTTGCTGTAACAGCTAATATTGGAAAGAAAGGTGCAGGACCTGGTCCTTTTCAAGTGCACGGGGGAGGACAAAAAGGTGGTGGCGGTGGTGGAGGACACAACCCGGGTGGATGTAACAAAAGTGGCAACAACGGTGGTAAGAATGGAGGTGGTACATTGGAGGGTAAAAACGGTGGTGGAGGGATCAAGAATAACAATGGTGTAGGAGGTAACATCAACAATAACATGAACATGAATGGGGGTAAAAAGGGTAATCCAATGGGTGGAGTTGGTGTTCAACCACCAATGAACGCCGGTTTCCGAAACAtcggtggtggtggtggtccCCATGCTATGTCTGGGTCGAATATGGGTCCCATGAACATGTCAATGCCTAGCATGCCCCCAGTGCAGGGACTTCCGGCAGCCTCCATGAACGGCGGTGGGTACTTTCAAGGCGGCGGTCCAAATGGTATGGCTGGAAACCCTTTCCAGCAGCAGCAACAGCAACAGTTACAGCATCAACAACAGTTACAGCAACAGTTACAGCATCAACAACAGTTACAGCAGCAACAGTTACAACAACAATATATGGGTGCAATGATGGGAAATGAGAGATTCCAGCCAATGATGTACGCCCGACCCCCGCCTGCGGTGAATTACATGTACCCCCCCTACCCCTACCCTCCTCCAGACCCTTACACCCACTTTTTCAGCGACGAGAACACCTCTAGCTGCAACGTAATGTGA